A genome region from Actinopolymorpha sp. NPDC004070 includes the following:
- a CDS encoding ABATE domain-containing protein produces METSSTQLSGPRELPIVGGHLALDFANTVDDPLGPERHDHAATYDDLLAWSTRVGTISEAQADRLRRSARRRADDAARTVTHAHDLRDTLNELFGRIVESGPGGTQTAKHWARLRPYVTEAMAAATVVENDNGHSSPRPGSPVLRWAWPASDDLAVVLHPVASAAADLLVSDQLHRLSRCARCPWLFLDTSKNHSRRWCDMNDCGKALKIERYVARRAAARRKGANRDGANR; encoded by the coding sequence ATGGAAACATCATCGACTCAGCTGTCCGGCCCGAGGGAGCTGCCGATCGTCGGCGGCCACCTCGCGCTGGACTTCGCCAACACCGTCGACGACCCGCTGGGGCCGGAGCGGCACGACCATGCCGCGACCTACGACGACCTGCTGGCGTGGTCGACCAGAGTGGGGACGATCAGCGAGGCGCAGGCGGACCGGCTGCGCAGGTCGGCGCGGCGCCGGGCCGACGACGCCGCGCGGACCGTCACGCACGCGCATGACCTCCGCGACACGCTCAACGAGTTGTTCGGCCGGATCGTCGAGAGCGGGCCCGGCGGTACGCAGACCGCGAAGCACTGGGCTCGTCTTCGCCCGTACGTCACCGAGGCGATGGCGGCGGCCACCGTGGTCGAGAACGACAACGGCCACTCGAGCCCGCGCCCCGGATCGCCCGTGCTGCGATGGGCGTGGCCGGCATCCGACGACCTGGCCGTGGTCCTGCACCCGGTCGCCTCCGCCGCGGCCGACCTGCTGGTGAGCGACCAGCTTCACCGGCTGTCGCGATGCGCGCGCTGCCCCTGGTTGTTCCTGGACACCTCGAAGAACCACAGCCGCCGCTGGTGCGACATGAACGACTGCGGCAAGGCCCTGAAGATCGAACGCTACGTCGCCCGCCGCGCCGCGGCCCGCCGCAAGGGCGCGAACCGCGACGGCGCGAACCGCTGA
- a CDS encoding MFS transporter gives MFPSKSVLPVAGRLRTWHVSSVSNLAGNTQVRVRSPGEQDGAGSGSAVVALCGVQFVDVLGVTVVVTALPRMLADLGGTPAAGTLVVTAYAMFFGGLLMVASRIGDRLGHRRVVLWALALFAVASVLGALAESVWMLASARALQGAAAAASVPCALRLLTTVVPEGPVRRRAVAGWSAAGATAGASGFFVGGVLTEIMSWRAVFWLDILLAAVLAAAIVGTIPRDHADSSGVRIGWRSSLLLVGGAMGVVAGTTMLGEDRLRVLGAVVTALGLLATSGFVVLERRSRHPLVERAAWRTRGLRWGAFGSFFATATTSSSVIVATLYLQDKLGLTPLRAAMLLVSFSILAAVGSALAPRLVAILGWSRSMGAGLGVIAAGTLVYAAWPQVAGIGLAAAAGGLGIGITSVAANDMGTTVDVHLKGTASGVLNTAAQLGAAVGVAAIGLVATATQPRIAWLVVVALATGAAVAAAISRVADATSVGERERDPARRVPLRARP, from the coding sequence ATGTTTCCATCAAAGTCAGTTTTACCAGTTGCGGGTCGCCTGCGCACCTGGCATGTTTCCAGTGTGAGCAATTTAGCCGGTAACACCCAGGTCCGAGTCCGGAGTCCAGGCGAGCAGGACGGGGCCGGATCCGGTTCGGCTGTCGTGGCCTTGTGCGGAGTCCAGTTCGTCGACGTTCTCGGCGTGACGGTCGTGGTGACCGCGTTGCCGCGAATGCTGGCCGACCTCGGCGGGACGCCCGCGGCGGGCACGCTCGTCGTCACCGCGTACGCGATGTTCTTCGGCGGCCTGCTGATGGTGGCCTCGCGCATCGGTGACCGCCTCGGCCACCGTCGGGTGGTGCTCTGGGCGCTCGCATTGTTCGCCGTCGCGTCCGTGCTTGGTGCGCTGGCAGAGTCGGTGTGGATGCTCGCCTCGGCAAGAGCGTTGCAGGGTGCCGCGGCGGCCGCCTCGGTTCCGTGCGCACTGCGGTTGCTGACCACGGTCGTACCCGAGGGGCCGGTGCGCCGGCGCGCGGTCGCCGGGTGGAGCGCGGCCGGCGCCACCGCCGGAGCGTCGGGGTTCTTCGTCGGCGGCGTGCTGACCGAGATCATGTCCTGGCGGGCGGTGTTCTGGCTGGACATCCTGCTCGCCGCCGTGCTGGCCGCCGCCATCGTGGGAACGATCCCACGCGACCACGCGGACTCGTCGGGAGTACGCATCGGCTGGCGGTCGTCGCTGCTGCTCGTCGGGGGAGCGATGGGTGTCGTGGCCGGTACGACGATGCTCGGCGAGGACAGGTTGCGCGTGCTCGGTGCGGTGGTGACCGCCCTGGGCCTGCTGGCAACCTCCGGTTTCGTGGTGCTCGAACGCCGGTCCCGCCATCCGCTGGTGGAGCGTGCGGCCTGGCGGACCCGCGGCCTGCGCTGGGGTGCGTTCGGGTCGTTCTTCGCCACCGCGACGACCAGCTCGTCCGTCATCGTGGCCACCTTGTATCTCCAGGACAAGCTGGGGTTGACACCACTGCGCGCGGCCATGTTGCTGGTGTCGTTCAGCATCCTCGCCGCGGTCGGATCTGCGCTCGCACCTCGGCTGGTCGCGATCCTCGGCTGGAGCCGCAGCATGGGTGCCGGCCTGGGGGTCATCGCCGCGGGCACGCTGGTGTATGCCGCCTGGCCGCAGGTGGCCGGGATCGGCCTCGCCGCCGCGGCCGGTGGTCTGGGGATCGGGATCACCTCGGTGGCCGCGAACGACATGGGAACCACCGTCGACGTACACCTGAAGGGAACTGCCTCGGGTGTGCTCAACACCGCGGCCCAACTCGGCGCCGCGGTCGGCGTGGCCGCCATCGGTCTGGTCGCCACCGCGACGCAGCCCCGGATTGCGTGGCTGGTGGTCGTGGCGCTCGCAACGGGCGCCGCGGTGGCCGCGGCCATCAGCCGGGTTGCCGACGCCACTAGTGTCGGCGAGCGTGAACGAGATCCTGCCCGGCGGGTTCCACTCCGCGCCCGTCCGTAA
- a CDS encoding phosphotransferase, with translation MNEILPGGFHSAPVRKGEVVERRAGPWTPKVHALLRHLRRSGFGQAPAPVAVSEDGRIETLGFVGGEGGTYPLTDVQRSGEALVNVALAIRAMHDATAGFVPPDEGSWQVRTSLPSEIDCIGHNDLGPYNLVYRGAEVAAIIDWDFAGPSSRAWDLCYAAHRFVPLSAPRSTRAFGWDPVPDQAARLRTFAIAYGGDIPPARLLDLLVVRLGSIAATIEREVRAGNPAYDRQRDERHTDGYREDIAYVLANRAALLG, from the coding sequence GTGAACGAGATCCTGCCCGGCGGGTTCCACTCCGCGCCCGTCCGTAAAGGTGAGGTCGTCGAGCGGCGCGCCGGGCCCTGGACGCCCAAGGTCCACGCTCTGCTGCGGCACCTTCGCCGATCCGGCTTCGGCCAGGCTCCCGCTCCGGTGGCAGTCAGCGAGGACGGCCGCATCGAGACGCTCGGCTTCGTCGGGGGCGAGGGCGGGACCTACCCACTGACCGACGTCCAACGGTCCGGCGAGGCTCTTGTCAACGTGGCATTGGCAATCCGTGCGATGCACGACGCGACGGCTGGATTCGTGCCGCCCGACGAGGGTTCCTGGCAGGTCCGCACCAGCCTTCCGAGCGAGATCGACTGCATCGGCCACAACGACCTCGGGCCGTACAACCTCGTCTATCGAGGCGCCGAGGTCGCCGCCATCATCGACTGGGATTTCGCCGGTCCGTCGTCCCGGGCCTGGGACCTCTGCTATGCAGCACACCGCTTCGTACCGCTGTCCGCTCCGCGCTCCACGAGAGCATTCGGCTGGGACCCGGTGCCGGACCAGGCGGCGCGGTTGCGGACGTTCGCGATCGCGTACGGCGGTGACATCCCACCCGCACGGTTGCTGGACCTGCTGGTCGTCCGGCTTGGTTCGATCGCCGCGACGATCGAGCGGGAGGTCCGGGCCGGCAATCCCGCGTACGACCGGCAACGCGACGAGC